The following coding sequences are from one bacterium SCSIO 12741 window:
- a CDS encoding class I fructose-bisphosphate aldolase, producing MSTYARIQELLGDKASYLLDHTSQTIAKEDIAQPNPDFVSGEFIQSNRSNQVLNSLARLYNHGRLGGSGYLSILPVDQGIEHSAAASFAPNPRYFNPDNIVELAIEAGCNGVASTFGVLAKCSRKYAHKIPFIVKINHNELMTYPNTFNQISFGSVEDAWNMGATAVGATIYFGSDQAERQIVEIAEAFERAHELGMATILWCYLRNSGFKKDGVDYHTAADLTGQANHIGVTIQADIIKQKMATNNGGFNAVGFGKTHDKVYSELSSDHPIDLVRYQVANCYMGKIGLINSGGASAGDSDLQEAVMTAVVNKRAGGQGLIMGRKAFQKPVAEGVNLIQAVQDVYLESQVTLA from the coding sequence TGCCCGGATACAAGAATTATTAGGAGATAAAGCGAGTTACTTACTCGACCACACAAGCCAGACGATTGCCAAAGAGGACATCGCTCAACCCAACCCGGATTTTGTTTCCGGTGAATTCATTCAGTCAAACCGAAGCAACCAGGTATTGAACAGCCTGGCCAGATTGTACAATCATGGACGCTTAGGTGGTTCTGGATACTTGTCTATCCTTCCGGTTGACCAGGGAATTGAGCACTCGGCTGCGGCTTCTTTTGCTCCAAACCCTCGTTATTTTAACCCCGATAATATCGTTGAGCTGGCTATCGAAGCTGGATGTAACGGAGTTGCTTCCACGTTTGGTGTTTTGGCTAAATGCTCTCGTAAATATGCCCACAAGATTCCTTTCATTGTAAAGATTAATCACAATGAATTGATGACTTATCCCAATACCTTTAATCAGATTTCTTTCGGTTCCGTTGAGGATGCCTGGAACATGGGTGCTACCGCTGTTGGTGCAACTATCTACTTTGGATCTGATCAGGCCGAGCGCCAAATTGTGGAAATTGCTGAGGCATTTGAGCGTGCTCACGAATTGGGAATGGCTACCATTCTATGGTGCTACTTGCGTAACTCCGGATTCAAGAAAGACGGTGTAGACTACCACACTGCAGCTGACTTGACTGGACAAGCAAACCACATCGGTGTAACTATCCAAGCCGATATCATTAAGCAAAAGATGGCTACCAACAACGGCGGATTCAACGCTGTTGGCTTTGGTAAGACCCACGATAAAGTATACAGCGAATTGTCCTCTGATCACCCCATTGACTTGGTACGCTACCAAGTGGCAAACTGCTACATGGGTAAAATCGGATTGATCAACTCAGGTGGTGCTTCTGCAGGAGACTCTGACTTGCAAGAAGCCGTAATGACAGCTGTAGTAAACAAACGTGCTGGTGGTCAAGGATTGATCATGGGACGTAAAGCCTTCCAAAAACCGGTCGCAGAAGGAGTTAATCTAATTCAAGCGGTTCAAGACGTATACTTGGAGTCTCAGGTAACGCTCGCTTGA